The following nucleotide sequence is from Komagataeibacter medellinensis NBRC 3288.
GTCGAGGTCATTACGAAGGCCATATCCAAGGAACCGCAGGAATCTGGCGTGGCGGCGATCACGATCAATTCCGCTCCGTTCCTGACCGGGTTCAATGACCGGATTTTCGATTCATGGAAAAATTGAGGTACCGAGCCCACACGTAACCTGTTTGATTACGAACACATGGCCTACCCTTACCGGCAGTTCGACATCAAACCAGTCATCAAGACGACGGTGAGCGTGATCGAGGGCACAATTGACTGCTACCGCACTGTCGAACTGCGGCAGAACATCGCAACGCCACGCCAACAGATGAACGAGACATGGACGCGCAGCTGCACCGGGAACCTGGGCAGGCAGAAACCTGCTACGAGACATGAAGCCCGGCACCCCGGTAGGCCAGCAGGATACCCAACGCACGGTGGAACTTGCGCGCTGATACCCCCGAAGACTGCCTGAAAGCCACGCTTCGATAAGACATGACAGAAGTTGCCGGGGGGTGCCTTTTTTCAGAAAGGCCACGTCTTTCAAAGCTTTTTGAAAAAAGATTCACCAGAAGCGTTCTTATGATAACGCGTTATCTCCGACAGTACCTTTCCGGGCAGTCTCCTATTCCGGCATGGGTGTGCACTGCGGCGCAACAGGCCGTCCCGCCATAACAGCCTGCGTGAACACGGCTGAATCGGGCAGAGAGGCATTGACCGTCTGGCTGTGGTCCAGCCCCTTGTACACATGCGCCTGCACCACCGTGCCCGCCGCACATGCTGCCTTGACCAGCCCCAACTGGAGCGGCGGCGGCACGTCGCGGTCCAGTTCCCCCGTACCCATGAACAGCGGTTGCGCCAGTTTTAGCGTAGGGTATTCCATCGCCGCCAGTGCCGGGGCCAGGGCCGTAGCAAAACCGGGCTGTAGCGCGTTGCCCAGGTTCAGCCTGTCACGCTTCACCCGGTCCGTCAGTTCAGACACGCACAGGCTGGCGGCAGCATCATAGGCGGGGATTGCTTTGGGGGTAAAGACATCCTCGGGGCGGAAGCCGGCCTGGTAGCTGGCCTGTCCCTGCGCCAGGTACAGCAGATAGACCACAAGCGGGTTGTACGATGCGCCCGGCGCGGTGGGAGCGGCCAGCATCTGCCGGATCAGGCCCGCAGTAATGTAGGGCGCACCCGTGGCTACCGTGCCCCGAATGTCCAGTTCCGGCGCATAGGCCGGCGCAAACGCGGCCGAAGCAAAGGCCGCCCCGCCCCCCTGTGACTGCCCCACGATCATGATCCTGTTCTGCAACCCCGGCACCGACGCCAGTGCCGCACGCACGCCATCCAACACGCTGTAGGCTTCAACCCGCGTGTTCAGGTAAGCATGACCGCCCGGCGTGCCCAGCCCCTGGTAATCCGTGCCCACAATGGCAAAGCCGCGCTTCATCCATGCGCCAAGATAATGCCGGTTCCGCTCCGTCCAAGGGTTGCTGGAGGGCGCACAGTGGTCGGACACTCCCACCGTGCCATGCGCCCATGCCACAATGGGCCAGCCCCCGGCAGGTGGCGGGCCGGGCGGCAGGATCACTTCCGCCGTAACGGGCACAAGCCCCGTGCCAGTCACGCCGTTGGTGGAAAGATAGGTAATGCGCAGCGCCTGTCCCGCATCGGGCAGACTGAGGGGTGCAGGCAGCGGGACGGAGGCAGTCAGCATGCCCGCATGGGCCGCAGCCGTAGCGGCCGAGGCAGAGGCAGAGGCCGCAGGTGCCAGCGGGGCCGGGGCTGCGTGGGCATGGCTGCTCATGGCCATAAGGCAGGCCCCGGCAAGCAGGCGGGAAGTGATACGGATGGAACGGGGGAGACGCACGCGATGTCCTTCTTCAGGGAGGCTGACCTGGTCCGGGCCATCATTCAGGTTTAAACTTAACAGTGTTAAGAACAATTCAATGCTCTGACGGCAAAGCGGATGTCAAGCAGTCATGACATTGCCCGTTTTTTCAGGGCAGGGTCAACGTGTTGATTTTCACTGAGAACTCGGATCTTCCGCATGAGATTGAAAATACACGTGCCCTGATGAGTTCTAAGCCTGCTCTCCCGGACATGGTGCGCTTTATCATCATCAATCGACTGATCTGTCCCTCAACAGGGCTGGAACCAGACGGGAGAGCACGGTCTGCCTTCCGGCTTCCAGTAAAAGTCTGCGGTTGTCTTCTGATTTCCCGCAGAACAGATTTTTCATTTTCCTTACCCAACTGGTCGTTTTTTCCAGTTGGGGTTCTTCTGTAAGAAGTTCCCTGACAAACAGGGTCTGCTGATCGGCAAGTGTCTCGGTATCCGTCAATAACAGGCGTGCCAGTTTCCGCCATGAAACCCCGGCTCAACAGCCTGTCATCATAACGGCCATGCCTGCCACCACCCTACCGTATGGCAGGGTGCAGGCGCGCATTGGCCAAAGTCAGCCCCAACACCACCATGGCGGCAAGCCCCACACTCAGCATGAGCGGTATGGCCAGCCCGGTGCCCAGCATGGTGGCAAGGCTGGTCTGGATCAGCGCGTTGCTGGCCGCCAGCAGGTTACCGCACTGATAGGCCAGGCCCGGAAAGGTGGCGCGCGCCCATGGCGGCGAAAGCTCGCTCAGATAGGCAGGCACCACCCCCCATGCACCCTGTATGCAGAACTGGATGCACACCGCACCCACCGTAAGCCACACGGTAGAATGCGGCAGGGTCCATAACGGCAGCAGCGGCAGGGTGAGCAGGGCCGCCAGGGCAATGCTGTACTGCCGCCCGATGCGCTGCGAGAGCATGCCAAAGAACAGCCCGCCCGCAATGGCCGCAATATTGTACAGCACCACCACCAGTGTAATGGACGGATGTGAAAGCCCACGCTCAAGCCCAAGGAATATCTTGGGGTACAGGTCCTGTGAACCATGGCTCATAAAATTGAACGCAGCCATCAGGGTCACGGCAAACACACACAGCGCCGCGTTGCTGCGCACAAGCTGCCCCAGTCCCGGCGCACAGGGGCGGGCGGCGGCAGGGCCACGCCCTGCGTGCTGGGCCAGCCATTCCGGGCTTTCAGGCACACGCAACCATATATAAAGTGCGGAGAACAGCGCACAGCCCCCCAGCACGAACAGCCCGCGCCACCCCATGACCGGCAGCAGCAGGAACACCAGCGATGCCAGCAGGTACCCCGCCGGGTATCCCGCCTGCAGGATACCCGATGCCATGCCCCGCCAGGAGGGCGGAACACTTTCCATGATAAGCGACGTACCCACGCCCCATTCCCCCCCAAGGGCCACGCCAAACAACGCGCGCAGCAGCAGGAAAATGGACAGTGTGGGTGCAAAGGCGGACAGGACCTCGATTGCGGAATAGACCATGATGGTGGTGATCATGACCGGCTTGCGCCCGTAGCGATCCGCCGCCCGCCCGCACACAAAGGCCCCGATGGGGCGGGTGAGCAGGGTCAGGGTCGGGGCAAGGAGCACGGCCTGCAGCGCAACATTGAAGCTGCGCGCCACATCATCAAGCGTGAACAGCACGATAAAGAAATCGCACGCATCAAGCATCCATGCCAGAAACGAGGCCGTAACCACATGCCGCGCCGTGATCAGCGCTGGCCTGCCCAGTCCTGTGGCTGCCCCTTCGGCCAGAACATTCACGTTGCCATTCATGGTCCGTAATATCCTTTTTTCCACGGATGTTACATGTTGCGGCCAGCACGGCCATGGCCCACGCGATCACGAAAGGGCTATGCCCCGAACGATTGCGTGAACCGGCACAGGGCAGGCCGCGCCCCGACATGGGCTACAGGTTTGCAATAACCTTCAGCCCCACCAGCATGGCGTTGGGGATGACCGATGTCTCGCCGGGGCGCATCACGTATTCGAACTCCGGCGTCAGGACCAGTCCGGGGGTGACGGGAATACCGTAATAGGCTTCCAGTATGGCGGAATGCGTCTGTGGCCCCGTAATGTAGGGGCCAAGCGGTAAGCCCGCCGCCTGGCGCAGACTCTGGCCATAGGTCAGGCGCGGACTCATCTGGTAATATGAATACATCACGCCAAAGCGGTCGAACGGCCGGTGGGGGATCAGACCCAGCAGGGAGGCGCCAAAATAGAATTCATCGGCAAAGTTGGAAATGCTGGGCGTGTTGTGAATGTAGCCCGCCAGCACGTAGCCGCCCGCCATCTGGTAGTCACCATGCCTGCGGTACACCATCTGGTCGGCTTCCACATAAAACGTGTCGCGTGGCTTTTCCCTATGCGCGCGGATGGCGGCGGCATAGGCGGCGGGCACAGGCCCGATCAGGTCGGGATAGGGCGATGTGTCATGCCCGTAGCCCAGCTTGTAATGGCCGGGCAGCTTGCGTACGCCAAAAAACGGCTCCCATGTCAGTTCGACCGGGGTCTGGACGCCGGTTGTGCTCTCGCTGCCCCAGGCCCAGCCGGTATTGTCCTGCACCTTGGGGCCGATCTTGTATATGCCGGTGCGCAGCGTCAGGTCGCGCGTGGGACGAAAGCGCACCGTGCCACCCCACGATGTCTTGGGATAGACACTCCACCCCGCCGGCTCGCGTATCGCCATGGGGGCGGAGCATTGGGTCATGAACGTGCACAGCAGCACCGATGTGGCATAGGTGTGGGTCAGGGCTATGCGGCCCATATTGATGTTGATGCGGTTGTGCAGGAACGATTTCTCGACATACAGGTCCGCAAGCCGTGCCGCCGCCGGGCCGTGGATACTCCATACCTCGGTCAGTAGTACGTTGCGCTCGCCTACATGGTCCCAGCCGACCTGTCGGCCCTCGCGGTTCATGATGATACCGTGCAGGTACCACCCATCCAGCCCCATAAGCCGACCAAGGTCGAACAGCATGCTTACGCGCAGGTCATGCACATAATCCATTCCCTTTGACACGCCACCCCCCACATTGGCCATGCCTTCGCCCTTGTAGGTCAACTCGAAAGAGAAGCCCCGGTTACTCAGCCAGTCCCGCCATGGCCTGATCTGAGGCACCAGGTTGCCAAATGCCTGCTCGGCCACGAAATAGCCCGCACTCAGGTCGCTCTGGCGCAGGGCATCATCATTATGGTTGAGCAGGGCGGAAATGCTCTCGGTATTAAACAGCGCATCCAATCGCGTCTCCACGATCGGGCGCTTGCGCCGCACGGGTGTCGTGCTGGCCACCATGGGTGCGCTACTGGGCGCGGGAATAGCAGAGGGCGTGCCCGGCCAGGACTGGGGGCGGTCCTGTGCCGCATGGGCGGCTGGCGATGCTACCGCGCAGGCCAGAGCCGCAGCCCCCCACAGCCTGCGCAGCCGGGATGCGGAAGGAAAGACGCCGCGCAGCGGGGCGGGACAGGATATGGAAGGATACGGACGTGCGGACACGCGGTGAAATGGGGGCATGGTGGCAGGAGCATTTTTAAACTGGAAAAGGATATGTCCCATGTCATGACGACCGGAACGGGGCACGATCACACGCAGGGCCGTGCAGGATCAGGCTACCAGCACGGCCCTGCGCATGGCCTGCCGGGCCAGCATGGGCAATGCGGAGACCTCGGCAAATAATGCAAAATATTTCTGTTTCATTGCATATTATTTTTCATTTTGTGCGTACGTGACGCATTTCTTATTATTATGATTAACAAACACAGCATGCGGCCACCATCAGGGGTGGGCAAGTAAAAATCCTGTATAGCGGGACGAGACCATCGGGACCGGCCCACCCATTAGAATGCGCATCCGCTGCCCCGGCATCGGGTAATCGGGATTATGGGGTGGGGGGAGTATTTGCAAAGGCTGCACGGCAGGGACTGAATGCCGCGTCAGCGCCATGTGGAGGCCGTAGCCTGACAGCACCAGCGCGGGTCATGTATCCGACCCATGCTGGCGGGTAGATGACCTGTGGGGACACGGGGCCTGACAGCCAACCGGTACGGGCGCGGAAGGCAACAAGGCCGCCGAAGGCAAGCCGGTGGCACGCACGCCCTGACCGGATCCGGGTTCAGGAAAAACGCGGATACACGACGGATGTGTCCGCCCTTTTCTACGCCCTGTCCGTACGCTGCATGGCGGGCATGAGCATGCGGGGCTGGCGCGCCCAGGCCGCAAGGTCGGTGGCGGACATCGGCCGGGCAAACAGGTAGCCCTGCAGCACATCGCAGTGCAGGCGCTCCAGCAGGTCATACTGGGCTTCGGTTTCCACGCCTTCGGTCACTACGGTCATGCCCAGCCGGTTGCCAATGCCAATCACCGCCGTGGTCACAGCCTGGGCATTGGGGTCATGATCAAGGTTCATGATGAAGCTGCGGTCAATCTTGATCTCGGTCAGCGGCAGGCGGGTCAGGCGCGACAGGCTGGAAAAACCGGTACCGAAATCATCCATCGACAGGCCCACGCCCAGCTTGCGGATGTGGGAGAGGGCATTCATCGTCTCGTCGCTTTCCTCCATCATCACGCTCTCGGTTATCTCGACCGTCAGGCGCTCCGGGGCCAGTCCGTATTTTTCCAGCAGTCCCGCGATCATGGGCACAAGGCTGCGGTTATGAAAATGCCCGGCGGACAGGTTGACCGATACGACCGGTATGTGCACGCCTTCGCGCTCCCACCGGGTGATCTGGCGGCAGGCTTCTTCCAGCGACCAGCGGCCGATCGCCTCGATCTGCCCGGTCTCTTCCGCCACGGCAATGAAGCGGGAGGGAAAAATGGTGCCAAGAGTAGGGTGGTTCCACCGTGCCAGCGCTTCCACGCCATATATCTCGCCCGTACGGGCTTCGATCTGGGGCTGGTAATGCAGGTTGAGCAGGCCCTTGGACAGGGATTCACGCAGCGCACTACTCAGCACCAGCCGGTCCTGTGCCTCCGTGCTATCAATCGCGCTGACCAGGCGGTAGCTGCCACGTGCTTCCTTCTTGGCCAGCCGCATGGCCATCTCGGCATGGCTGATCAGGGATTCCCCATCCGGCCCATTTTCGGGGAAAGTGGCAATGCCAATGCTGAAGGAGGCCGAAAGCTGATTGCCCGCCACATCAAGCGGTCGCTGCATGGCCGCGATCAGGGTTTTGGTAAAATCGACCGCCATGTCCTGCGTGGCATTGGGTATGACGATGACAAAATCATCCCCGCCCGAACGGCTGACGATATAGTTGCTGCGGCACAGCGTTTTCAGCCGTTCGGCAATGACTTTCAGGAACGTATCGCCCTGTATGTGGCCCAGGGCATCATTGATGTCGCGGAAGCGGTCCAGATCGAGTAGCAGCACGGCAAAGTAGTTGTCACCGGGTTGGCTGATCATGGACCTGAGCATACGGTGCAGCGAGGAGCGGTTGAGAAAACCGGTCAGCGGGTCGTAATTGGCCAGTTGCGAGATGTGCTGCCGCGCCTCGTACTGCTCGATCACCACCCCGCAGAACGGCACAGCCCCCGCCACAATCTTGCGTGGCCACTCGGCTACCTCGTGCTTGTTGCGCGAATACAGCGCCAGAATGCCCGCAATCCGCCCGTTGGGTGCCCGGATGGCCGAAGCCCAGCATTCATTCAGCCCGAGCGAGATGCCCAGCGAGCGGTAACTCTCCCACACCACCGAACTTGCTTCATCAAGGTCATTGGCCAGTGCCGTGATGTCGGCATCCGTCAGGGTCATGTTTTCCAGCGCCGTGGCAAAGCGGCGCGGCAGGCCGGCACCGGACAGGATCTGTAGCGTGCGGTCCGCCGTCAGCAGCATGAGTACGGCAACGGAATTGGGTACGAACTCCTCCACGCCCTGACAGACCAGATCGGCCACATCCTGTATCAGCATGTCGCCCGAAAGGGAGCGGAATACCGTGTTTTGCAGATCCAGCAGTTTCTTGCGGTGGCTCTCCTCGGTCACGCCTTTCATGAAGGCCATGTAGTACCGTTTCCTGTCCGGCCCGATCAATGCGGTTGAAATCGACATTTCAGCCGAAACATAATCTCCGCTTTTACTTTCAAATGTAATTTCACGCGACGTACCGACAATACGGTTGATGCCCGTATTGCGGTTATGGGCAATAAAGCTGTCATGCTCAGCGCGATAGGCCATGGGCACAAGGCACTTGACGTTGCGGCCCATGACTTCGGCCTGCGTGTACCCCCACAGTTCCTGCGCCGCACGGTTGAAGAAGACAATGCAGTTGCGTTCGTCAATAATGATTACACCATCGCGCGCCTGCTCCAGCATGTCCATGCAGATATCCGAATTCACGTTTTCTGTCGTTACCGGAAATATTTCTTTGCTCATGGCTGTATTCTTTTCTTTAAACAGATGCATCCAATACAGGTCGCGCCCCGTCAGCCTTTTTTTCTATCCGCCACCCATACCTCCAGTTCATCTGGGGGGAGGGGCCTGGAAAAAAGGTAGCCCTGCATCACATCACAGCGCAGTTGTTCGAGCAGGGCCTTCTGGGGCAGGGTTTCAACGCCTTCGGCTATGACCGTCATGCCCAGCATCACGCCCACACCACGTCGGTCGCCTGCGCAGAGTCACGTGCAAGGGTCGCGTCATCATGGGCGGACAGCGTAATGCCCTCCAGCGCCGTGGCGTAGCGCCCCGGCAAGCCCACACCGGACAGGATGTGCACCTGCCGCCTGTCATCAACCACAAGCAGCGTGGCGGTCATGTCAGGCAGGTAGGTTTCCAGTTCCCGGCACATGAAACCGGCAATGCTGACCACCGACATGTCGGACAACAGTGCGCGAAAGACCGTGTTCTGTAGGCCAGCCAGGGTATTCCTGTGGCTTTCCTCCGTCAGGCCCCTGATGGTAGCCTGATAGTATTTCCGCCCATCGGGGCTGATTTCAATCACGGAAAGGGAGAGTTCAGCCGCCACGGGTTCGCCCGCACGGTTTTCCAACGTGATGGGGCGCGACGTGCCAATGATGGTGTTGACGCCAGTACTACGGTTACGCTCGACAAAAGCGTCATGCCCGTCACGCAGGCTGGCGGGCAGAAGCATGCTGACGTTTTTCCCGATTACGTCGGCCT
It contains:
- a CDS encoding SDR family NAD(P)-dependent oxidoreductase encodes the protein MSSCAGLTVDPFTVSYSASKHAVEVITKAISKEPQESGVAAITINSAPFLTGFNDRIFDSWKN
- a CDS encoding lipase family protein — encoded protein: MRLPRSIRITSRLLAGACLMAMSSHAHAAPAPLAPAASASASAATAAAHAGMLTASVPLPAPLSLPDAGQALRITYLSTNGVTGTGLVPVTAEVILPPGPPPAGGWPIVAWAHGTVGVSDHCAPSSNPWTERNRHYLGAWMKRGFAIVGTDYQGLGTPGGHAYLNTRVEAYSVLDGVRAALASVPGLQNRIMIVGQSQGGGAAFASAAFAPAYAPELDIRGTVATGAPYITAGLIRQMLAAPTAPGASYNPLVVYLLYLAQGQASYQAGFRPEDVFTPKAIPAYDAAASLCVSELTDRVKRDRLNLGNALQPGFATALAPALAAMEYPTLKLAQPLFMGTGELDRDVPPPLQLGLVKAACAAGTVVQAHVYKGLDHSQTVNASLPDSAVFTQAVMAGRPVAPQCTPMPE
- a CDS encoding MFS transporter, translating into MNGNVNVLAEGAATGLGRPALITARHVVTASFLAWMLDACDFFIVLFTLDDVARSFNVALQAVLLAPTLTLLTRPIGAFVCGRAADRYGRKPVMITTIMVYSAIEVLSAFAPTLSIFLLLRALFGVALGGEWGVGTSLIMESVPPSWRGMASGILQAGYPAGYLLASLVFLLLPVMGWRGLFVLGGCALFSALYIWLRVPESPEWLAQHAGRGPAAARPCAPGLGQLVRSNAALCVFAVTLMAAFNFMSHGSQDLYPKIFLGLERGLSHPSITLVVVLYNIAAIAGGLFFGMLSQRIGRQYSIALAALLTLPLLPLWTLPHSTVWLTVGAVCIQFCIQGAWGVVPAYLSELSPPWARATFPGLAYQCGNLLAASNALIQTSLATMLGTGLAIPLMLSVGLAAMVVLGLTLANARLHPAIR
- a CDS encoding carbohydrate porin; translation: MPPFHRVSARPYPSISCPAPLRGVFPSASRLRRLWGAAALACAVASPAAHAAQDRPQSWPGTPSAIPAPSSAPMVASTTPVRRKRPIVETRLDALFNTESISALLNHNDDALRQSDLSAGYFVAEQAFGNLVPQIRPWRDWLSNRGFSFELTYKGEGMANVGGGVSKGMDYVHDLRVSMLFDLGRLMGLDGWYLHGIIMNREGRQVGWDHVGERNVLLTEVWSIHGPAAARLADLYVEKSFLHNRININMGRIALTHTYATSVLLCTFMTQCSAPMAIREPAGWSVYPKTSWGGTVRFRPTRDLTLRTGIYKIGPKVQDNTGWAWGSESTTGVQTPVELTWEPFFGVRKLPGHYKLGYGHDTSPYPDLIGPVPAAYAAAIRAHREKPRDTFYVEADQMVYRRHGDYQMAGGYVLAGYIHNTPSISNFADEFYFGASLLGLIPHRPFDRFGVMYSYYQMSPRLTYGQSLRQAAGLPLGPYITGPQTHSAILEAYYGIPVTPGLVLTPEFEYVMRPGETSVIPNAMLVGLKVIANL
- a CDS encoding EAL domain-containing protein; translation: MSKEIFPVTTENVNSDICMDMLEQARDGVIIIDERNCIVFFNRAAQELWGYTQAEVMGRNVKCLVPMAYRAEHDSFIAHNRNTGINRIVGTSREITFESKSGDYVSAEMSISTALIGPDRKRYYMAFMKGVTEESHRKKLLDLQNTVFRSLSGDMLIQDVADLVCQGVEEFVPNSVAVLMLLTADRTLQILSGAGLPRRFATALENMTLTDADITALANDLDEASSVVWESYRSLGISLGLNECWASAIRAPNGRIAGILALYSRNKHEVAEWPRKIVAGAVPFCGVVIEQYEARQHISQLANYDPLTGFLNRSSLHRMLRSMISQPGDNYFAVLLLDLDRFRDINDALGHIQGDTFLKVIAERLKTLCRSNYIVSRSGGDDFVIVIPNATQDMAVDFTKTLIAAMQRPLDVAGNQLSASFSIGIATFPENGPDGESLISHAEMAMRLAKKEARGSYRLVSAIDSTEAQDRLVLSSALRESLSKGLLNLHYQPQIEARTGEIYGVEALARWNHPTLGTIFPSRFIAVAEETGQIEAIGRWSLEEACRQITRWEREGVHIPVVSVNLSAGHFHNRSLVPMIAGLLEKYGLAPERLTVEITESVMMEESDETMNALSHIRKLGVGLSMDDFGTGFSSLSRLTRLPLTEIKIDRSFIMNLDHDPNAQAVTTAVIGIGNRLGMTVVTEGVETEAQYDLLERLHCDVLQGYLFARPMSATDLAAWARQPRMLMPAMQRTDRA
- a CDS encoding PAS domain S-box protein, whose translation is MKQNGLSLSPSLQALSGKVALQVLHGAGEGIVVIDEHNRIVFFNAMAEKLWAYTQADVIGKNVSMLLPASLRDGHDAFVERNRSTGVNTIIGTSRPITLENRAGEPVAAELSLSVIEISPDGRKYYQATIRGLTEESHRNTLAGLQNTVFRALLSDMSVVSIAGFMCRELETYLPDMTATLLVVDDRRQVHILSGVGLPGRYATALEGITLSAHDDATLARDSAQATDVVWA